Genomic DNA from Elgaria multicarinata webbii isolate HBS135686 ecotype San Diego chromosome 2, rElgMul1.1.pri, whole genome shotgun sequence:
TTGAGGGAAACTCTTTTAAAAGCTAGATAGAATCTATTTCGAATGTAGATGAAGCTAATGCATCGCTTAGTACTTAAGATAGCTCTCCTTTAAATCTCCCAAAGTGCATTTTGACTGACATCAGTTGAAACCTATTATAATAACAATATCATTTTCAATTGGCGGATGCAAACTTAGAAGCTAATATTCATACCATTGACCTGTTGATATCTGGGCCTTGTTGTCAAACCATGAACAAAACTGTTCATTTACCAGGATATATTTTTGAGCCAGTGCTAGGAGCTAAGGGAGATCTGAAAAAAGAGCTCTCATTAATTTGGGTCCAGTGCAGCTCCAGGTGTAAAGTCAGAACGGTATATTGGATATAGTGTTCATAGTATTACACTTGGTACCACATGCATGCAAAAGTATCTTCTAAAAATCAGGggaatttgcttttgctttggaGGTTGTTTTGATCTGCAAATTAGTGACTCTAAGAAACTGGCTTTATGTTTTGAAATTCAGAATCATATGGTTGAACCACTCCTGGATTCTACTAACAAATCCCTGCAGCAATCTGCaactgtgttgacaatactgctTGGGGGTCATCCAAAAGTCCTTTCTTGGGACTACTGCTTTAACCGTTACTGGCCATCTGCTCGTTTTGGGGAGAGCAAGATTTGATGGAATGTGTACTTGCTAACACTTCCTTTTTGGCAATGTAACCATTTCTGAGGAttcttcctccacccctgcaATGGTTGAACCTTAATTGGTATAAAAGTGAGATCTTGTTTTTTAAGTGATGATCATTCATCTGCAAAACATCTTAATTGCTTTCACACTGAAAAATTGCCCCATTGTAATTGAATAAACACATGTCCTCACTGTTGCTTATTCAAACATGATTATAATTTGTCAATATTTTTGCACCCAATATGTGCTAATTAGCTGTTGCCCTGCCAGGTCAAGTACATTGTGCTTTTGAGGCGGAATAAATCTGTCCGCATCTCACCCTTTACTTTGTGCAATAGGAAATCTTTTTAACTAATGGTGATAATTTCCACAAACTCCACAGCTTTAGTGGCCAAGCAGTTGTCcacaggaaagccacaagcaCGACATGAATACAACagtaccctgccacccatgttccccagcaattggtgtacataggcatactgcctctgaggtagcgtataaccatcaggactagtagacatttatagccttatcctccttcAATTTACCTGCGTTAGCTTCCTGATAAATGCACACCTGGAccaaaatatacatttctgtTGTCATGTGCATGCCTGTTCCCTCCGGCattcacacattctggcaaactgacacaggacaccaaatcagtgaaaagcttaatgcttacacactccaaaaacactcagagctgattgatggtcagaatGCTTTAGGCTCCAAAATAACgtatggtcaaaatgctactctcTGCAATAGCAACCTGGTTGTCCAGTTGCCATCAGGCAATCAAAAagaggaattcttgaaaggcttagcaaaccatcccaaagGAGCTTCTCCAAACTCCACATACGTTGGTAACACTCAGGGAGCATGGCCAACACCTACAAGATCACGGGAAgggtaaaatctcaggcacaagaactcccctgCATGTACTTTAGCTCTGGGGGAGCTCTCTGCCATCTGAGCCTGCCAGGGAAGAAAACCTACAGTCAATCCTACAGTCAGCTGAACACTGAACTGACCAGGGAAGGTAAAATCTCAGGCACctacacacaatccacagcaaatgtgagCTCACAGTAGTTTTCATGGCACAGATCCAATGCATTGCTTCAAATCCTTGCTCACCATAAACTTGCCAAATGCTGTAGgatgctcttttttcttttaaacaaatggATTATGTTCCCCCactattttctcccttttctctctcttttaggaCTGGGAATGGAATGTTTTCATTTGGTGGTGCTGAAACGGCTGCTACTGTTAGAGGCAGCACATCCCCTTGCAAGTCAGTATTAATAtctcataagaacaaaagaagctgatttaataaaataaaaataaaaacttgccAAGATGCCCAGCGAGAGGCTCCAAAGTAGTAGTGGGATGGAGGAGCCTGCACTAAGGGAaaccaagggcaggacacagagcCCTAACTGCAACTCCTTACGCAGGGCTGTGGCGACTGCAGTGACTTTCGATGGGGAAGCCACCACcgagagaaggaaaaagagaaagaaagagtcaCGCCCAGAATCGATCATCATTTATCGGTCAGGGAATGAGAGCAAGGTGGAAGAAGAACAGACGGATGAGGATGGAGCTGAGAGAAGTTCCGAAGAAGGCTCCAAGTTCTTGGGACATTCTCTTGGAGGAGATGGTAAATGCCCTGGAATAAATGGTCTGTGGTTTCTCCTCTAGGGAAGGGGTTCTATggctttcccccacacacacactggccaagttcagaagataccttaaggggtcttaaaccatggctttaaccacagcgaataaggcaaaacacacaccaaaaaaacccttattcactgtggtttaaggtgccttgtgaACAGGACCACTAAGGACTTAttgtttgttctgttttctttttgtctGACATGTTCATGCTATGTGCCCAAAGGTTTTTCTACTTCTGTTGTCTGAAAAGTATTACTCCTAAGAGTTACTACACAGCTGTGAAAGTTAGTGATTGGTTTGGTCTTACAAGGTGAGAAACCTGGGAAAGTAATACCAGGAACATTTCAGCTCTATCCTGTATAGAGCAAGGTGTACCCTTGTTCTTCATGGTCCTGACATACCTAACTCTGCATCAGATTGagctattttgttttctttttagacTAATGCTACAAACTTATACACACCTGCATGGAAGTCAATcctgttgaacacagtgggacttatcaCTGATTAAGCATACATATTATCGGGATACATGCTAGTCAAAATCATGCGAGTGAACTTCTTCATTGGATATAGATGTTCAGagcaaaattaaaataagcattACTTATATGCACAAGTGAAGTAGAGCCTTTACTCTTGGAATAAAATAGCAGATTGTGTTACTAGCTATGCTTTGCTGAGAGAAATGACTGACGATTCTCATACTACCCTACTTGCGTAGCGGAGATGGCCACAATTTAGCACAGTGGTGCACAGCCTTTTTTGCCCCAAGGGCCACGTGATGCTGGCTCAGGGGTGCTGCACATGCGCATGCACACAAGAATACACATACGCACACCCCAAAAATCCTAGCAGTGGTGGAGAAAGAGTGACCTGTATGAGGGTCTCTGGGGTACTGCATAGAAGTATTGGCAGAGGGAATTTGGTGGTGGGGTCAGGACATCCATGGGAGGCCACAGGTTGAGCACTTTGATTTAGCATATgaaacctgctggatcagaccatctacttcagcatcttcccccacccccattggtttcttttttctctttgggAAGCCAGCACACAGGGTGTGAAAGGAGCTtccctgcttgtgcaatggaatgaTCCAGCAGATCTCTGCTAGCACAATTTGAATTTGAGGAATGTCacctttggatactgccccaatgTTCCAATATATATTTGAGGCACtgcagaaaatgcagtaaaactcattgcacaaaaatgaaactccggtttgttttgcttttgatttATTCAGTTTCTTTTTGTCCCTAGGTTCTTGGGCAATGCCCTTAGATAGCAGATATGTTACCTTAACTGGAACCATCAcaagaggaaagaagaaaggccAGATGGTGGACATTCACGTGACCCTCACTGACAAAGAGCTGCAGGAGCTGGCTAGGTCAAAGGAGCCTCCAAAACCTGAAATGGCTGAAGGGAAAAAGACTTGTGAGGTTGGGCTGGATAAAGGCCCCCATGTCCTTCTTTGGAGCCTTGCCTGTCTCCCTGTCATCTTTGTCATGTCCTTCGTGGTTTCCTTTTACTATGGGACCATCACTTGGTACAATGTCTTCTTGGTGTACAATGAAGAGAGGACCTTTTGGCACAAGATCACTTTCTGCCCCTTTCTAATCATCTTCTACCCTATCATAATCATGGTGGTTTCATCCTCCTTGGGCCTCTACACAGCAGTGACTCAGGTCTCCTGGGCCTTTGGGCATTGGTGGCACGCTGTCAGAGATATGGAGAAAGGGTTCTGTGGCTGGCTTTGTAGCAAGATGGGCCTAGAAGATTGTTCCCCATACAGTATTGTTGAACTACTGGATTCTGACAATGTCTCAGGTACCCTCTCAGCTAAAGGCTCAGCCCAGGGTGAAGAGATTTCAGCCGTCTGAACCTTTGCTTTAAGTGACTCTGATGCCTCATGTTCACAGGTATTACAAATCAACCTACAGTGACTTCAGGAAGCGTGCACTGTCTTAAGTGATGAAACCTTGAAGCCAATTCAAACATTCAGGGGGGGAAAACCCACATGGGTCAGTCCTTCCTGGATGGTACGACTTCAAAATGAAGGGGTGATTACAAATCTAAATACTTTCTCCTTGTCAAAAATTGACATTTTGGGCAAAGCTAGCATGCCCAGGAGAAGGGTTCTAGTCTTGCTGTATTTTTGACTTGCTAGTATTCAATATGACGCAGTACAGACCTTGACTTGCCATAGGCCAGTATATACCACTTCAGGCTGTCAGTGAAGAGTTGCCTGTTTGAATAAACGAAACATCTCCCTGCACATACAAAAATAACATGTCATTCAGACAGCTGTGcaggatttatttttaataacattAAAACATTCAACCTACCCAAAGCCTGATATGGTTCAGTCCAGGAGCAGCTTTACAGCTTGATTCTGCTGGTTGTATAAACTGGTCCTTTGATTCTTAAATGAATGTGAAACATCAGTGTGCTGGGTAAGAATCTACCGTTCCTTGTGAACATGTATGGCTGGTTTATAATACTGCTGGACTGATCAGTTTTATTAAAACACATTGTTTAgtgacaaaaagaaagagaaaactgtTTTATTGGGGTTATTTGGTTGGGAGGAGAATGGAAAGAGAAAATGGGCTCCAAAGCTTCCTGCATTTGCAAAATGGATCTTCAAATGTGAACATGCTGATGCAGTCTTCCAATTGATGCCTGACTCTTACTTGTGCTGAAAATCAGAAGCTGCCAGGTGATGGTGGCtgcatttacctgagagtaaatcctaTTAAAACAGAGCCCAAATGCTATTACCTTTAGCCTAAGGTGACAAAGGTGCTGTCTTACGGTTTTATCCTAAGACATAGGTGCTGTCTCAAGGTTTTTTGGAACAGACACCACTGATGGATCAatttttccctccccctgcagcccccaaatGCCTCCCcatatctgctccagagggttgggagaccctctggagcagatttggggggttgcaggtgggaagaggagaaggaaactCCACTTGCCTAACACTGGATTTTGCCTCAAGAAACAAGAGTC
This window encodes:
- the TMEM169 gene encoding transmembrane protein 169 isoform X1 — protein: MPSERLQSSSGMEEPALRETKGRTQSPNCNSLRRAVATAVTFDGEATTERRKKRKKESRPESIIIYRSGNESKVEEEQTDEDGAERSSEEGSKFLGHSLGGDGKCPGINGSWAMPLDSRYVTLTGTITRGKKKGQMVDIHVTLTDKELQELARSKEPPKPEMAEGKKTCEVGLDKGPHVLLWSLACLPVIFVMSFVVSFYYGTITWYNVFLVYNEERTFWHKITFCPFLIIFYPIIIMVVSSSLGLYTAVTQVSWAFGHWWHAVRDMEKGFCGWLCSKMGLEDCSPYSIVELLDSDNVSGTLSAKGSAQGEEISAV
- the TMEM169 gene encoding transmembrane protein 169 isoform X2, with the translated sequence MPSERLQSSSGMEEPALRETKGRTQSPNCNSLRRAVATAVTFDGEATTERRKKRKKESRPESIIIYRSGNESKVEEEQTDEDGAERSSEEGSKFLGHSLGGDGSWAMPLDSRYVTLTGTITRGKKKGQMVDIHVTLTDKELQELARSKEPPKPEMAEGKKTCEVGLDKGPHVLLWSLACLPVIFVMSFVVSFYYGTITWYNVFLVYNEERTFWHKITFCPFLIIFYPIIIMVVSSSLGLYTAVTQVSWAFGHWWHAVRDMEKGFCGWLCSKMGLEDCSPYSIVELLDSDNVSGTLSAKGSAQGEEISAV